One Azospirillum sp. TSA2s genomic region harbors:
- a CDS encoding ATP-NAD kinase family protein codes for MAPVVGIVANPVSARDIRRVVANATSLQIADRANILLRVLAALHACGVRDVLMMPENGGIRAHVDRGMMRARSRGEDIYPALHPVSMPITGTVADTHRATAEMRRAGVSALVVLGGDGTHRAVAAECGTVPIAGISTGTNNAFPEHREPTITGLATGLAVTGRVPPHIAFAANKRIDVSLDRGANGGAVTEMALVDVALVTERYIGARALWRTENFRELYVTFADPEVIGMSAIAGLLEPVGREESGGLMVRLSPDADCRKGTTTLHAPIAPGMMARVGVTDWRRMPADVAFVPEVTAGSIALDGERELSFTERDRLSLTLRDDAFRTVNVAAVMRHAGQNRLLTGTPVPVTAAF; via the coding sequence TTGGCTCCGGTCGTCGGCATCGTCGCCAATCCGGTTTCCGCCCGGGACATCCGCCGGGTCGTCGCCAACGCCACTAGCCTGCAGATCGCCGACCGGGCGAACATCCTGCTGCGGGTGCTGGCGGCGCTGCATGCCTGCGGCGTGCGCGACGTTCTGATGATGCCGGAGAATGGCGGCATCCGCGCCCATGTAGACCGCGGCATGATGCGTGCCCGCTCACGCGGCGAGGATATCTATCCCGCTCTCCACCCGGTTTCGATGCCGATCACCGGCACGGTCGCCGATACCCATCGCGCCACCGCCGAGATGCGGCGGGCCGGCGTGTCGGCCCTGGTGGTGCTGGGCGGCGACGGCACCCACCGGGCGGTGGCGGCCGAATGCGGGACGGTGCCGATCGCCGGCATCTCCACCGGAACCAACAACGCCTTCCCCGAGCATCGCGAGCCGACCATCACCGGGCTCGCCACCGGGCTGGCGGTGACCGGGCGGGTGCCGCCGCACATCGCCTTCGCCGCCAACAAGCGCATCGACGTGTCCCTCGACCGCGGGGCGAACGGCGGTGCCGTCACCGAGATGGCGCTGGTCGACGTGGCGCTGGTGACGGAACGCTACATCGGCGCCCGCGCCCTTTGGCGGACCGAGAATTTCCGCGAACTCTATGTCACCTTCGCCGACCCGGAGGTGATCGGCATGTCGGCCATCGCCGGCCTGCTGGAACCCGTCGGCCGCGAGGAGAGCGGCGGCCTGATGGTGCGGCTGTCACCCGACGCCGACTGCCGCAAGGGCACCACCACCCTCCACGCCCCCATCGCGCCGGGGATGATGGCGCGCGTCGGCGTCACCGACTGGCGCCGCATGCCGGCCGACGTGGCCTTCGTGCCGGAGGTCACCGCCGGCTCCATCGCGCTGGATGGCGAGCGCGAACTGTCCTTCACCGAACGCGACCGTCTGTCCCTGACGCTCCGGGACGACGCCTTCCGCACGGTCAACGTCGCCGCAGTCATGCGGCACGCCGGCCAGAACCGGCTGCTGACCGGCACCCCGGTGCCCGTCACGGCCGCCTTCTAA